In Sphingomonas crocodyli, one genomic interval encodes:
- the glsA gene encoding glutaminase A, protein MSSSGTSDLGSILEEIAAEISAHAAEIEASADAKESGLEPGPFGIAVTTIDGETFCGGRADTPFPLQSIAKVFTLEIVLCAMGEQIFKRVGREPSGDPFNSIIDLERTRGIPRNPFVNAGALVTVDAMIEAGCARGAVTDLVKRELGRNVSLDRAVLASEDEGGDLNRAMLSFMRHHDNLRSKPDDVMSAYVRQCAISLDVAELSQASLFLARTRRDGGTEDCQRAMRMRKLLALMMTCGHYDGSGDFALRVGLPAKSGVGGGILAVVPEVASIAVWSPNLDQHGNSILGVRALEMLVHHTGWSVFGPPAPRHNS, encoded by the coding sequence ATGAGCAGCAGTGGCACGAGCGATCTTGGCTCGATCCTCGAGGAAATCGCAGCAGAGATCTCGGCGCATGCGGCGGAGATCGAAGCGAGCGCCGATGCCAAAGAGAGCGGATTGGAGCCCGGCCCCTTTGGCATAGCGGTCACGACGATCGACGGTGAGACCTTTTGTGGCGGTAGGGCGGACACACCCTTCCCCCTGCAGAGCATCGCCAAGGTGTTTACGCTCGAGATCGTGCTCTGCGCGATGGGCGAGCAGATCTTCAAGCGGGTCGGTCGCGAGCCGTCGGGCGACCCGTTCAACTCGATCATCGATCTCGAGCGCACGCGGGGCATTCCCCGCAATCCGTTCGTGAATGCCGGGGCGCTGGTGACGGTTGACGCGATGATCGAGGCGGGTTGCGCGCGCGGTGCGGTCACAGATCTCGTGAAACGCGAGCTGGGGCGCAACGTGTCGCTGGATCGTGCGGTACTGGCGAGTGAGGACGAAGGCGGCGACCTCAACCGCGCGATGCTGAGCTTCATGAGGCACCACGACAATCTGCGGTCGAAGCCGGACGACGTGATGTCGGCCTATGTGCGGCAATGCGCGATATCGCTCGACGTTGCCGAGCTGTCGCAGGCAAGCCTGTTCCTCGCCAGGACGCGAAGGGATGGCGGGACTGAAGATTGCCAAAGGGCGATGCGAATGCGCAAGCTCCTCGCGCTGATGATGACATGTGGTCATTATGACGGATCGGGCGATTTTGCGTTACGTGTGGGATTGCCGGCCAAGAGCGGTGTCGGCGGTGGGATTCTGGCGGTGGTGCCTGAAGTCGCTTCGATCGCCGTATGGTCGCCCAATCTCGACCAGCATGGCAATTCAATATTGGGCGTGCGTGCTCTGGAGATGCTGGTGCATCACACCGGCTGGTCGGTGTTCGGCCCACCGGCTCCGCGACACAACAGTTGA
- a CDS encoding catalase family protein: MSEPVRFTSDVEQIEPDEAQTIASLEEQFGKILDTTSADYGHAVRSVHAKGHGLARGTLEIADGLPPELAQGLFARAGRYDAILRFSTNAGDILDDAVRLPRGVAVKILNVEGDRLAGSEGDATQDFIMVNGPAFAASDPKQFLGNLKMLAATTDKAEGAKKALSSILRAFEAGAEALGGSSTLLNSLGGAKPVHPLGATYFSQTPYRYGDYIAKFQLAPLAPLSDLADVVIDATDRPDAIRQDMNRELIAQGARWELRVQLCTDLETMPIEDPSIIWDEEASPYRSVATLIVDPQQAWIPGESEALEDKLSFSPWHGLAAHQPLGGVNRARRRPYQFSTAYRSRFNGCPIHEPRALAEL; the protein is encoded by the coding sequence ATGAGCGAGCCCGTGCGCTTCACATCCGACGTCGAGCAGATCGAGCCTGACGAGGCGCAGACGATCGCGTCGCTCGAAGAGCAGTTCGGCAAGATACTCGATACGACCTCCGCCGATTATGGCCATGCTGTTCGATCGGTTCACGCCAAGGGTCATGGCCTTGCGCGTGGCACGCTGGAGATTGCCGATGGGCTCCCACCCGAGCTGGCGCAGGGCCTATTTGCACGCGCTGGACGCTATGACGCGATCCTGCGCTTTTCGACCAATGCAGGCGACATTCTCGATGACGCCGTCCGCCTCCCGCGCGGCGTCGCGGTGAAAATCCTCAACGTTGAGGGTGACCGGCTTGCCGGGTCCGAAGGTGATGCGACCCAGGACTTCATCATGGTGAACGGACCGGCTTTCGCAGCGTCCGATCCAAAACAGTTTCTCGGCAACCTCAAGATGCTGGCGGCTACGACCGACAAGGCCGAAGGCGCCAAGAAGGCGCTGTCATCGATATTGCGCGCCTTTGAGGCGGGGGCGGAAGCATTGGGTGGGAGCTCGACGCTGCTCAACAGTCTGGGCGGTGCCAAGCCGGTCCATCCGCTGGGCGCCACATACTTCAGCCAGACGCCTTATCGGTACGGCGACTATATAGCGAAATTCCAGCTGGCGCCGCTCGCCCCCCTTTCCGATCTCGCCGATGTCGTGATCGACGCGACCGATCGTCCGGACGCGATCCGTCAAGATATGAACCGCGAACTGATCGCGCAGGGGGCGCGCTGGGAGTTGCGCGTTCAATTGTGCACCGATCTCGAGACGATGCCGATCGAGGACCCTTCGATCATATGGGACGAGGAGGCGAGCCCCTATCGCTCCGTCGCGACGCTCATAGTCGACCCGCAGCAGGCGTGGATTCCCGGCGAAAGCGAAGCGCTCGAAGACAAATTGTCCTTTAGTCCGTGGCACGGCCTGGCCGCCCATCAGCCACTGGGTGGAGTAAATCGCGCGCGCAGGCGGCCCTATCAGTTCTCGACCGCCTATCGTTCGCGATTCAATGGATGCCCTATCCACGAGCCGCGGGCGCTGGCCGAACTGTGA
- a CDS encoding DUF3182 family protein, whose product MADEGRTGNVHDQASRSKLLSEIAQFLGIPVRGPAQRAEALEGRILLVPGDTIVASASTAAHSELMILGGMVPAAFVATKAITHGLVDEEATRPLEWSTEMARRLGDAALEGFTAFSIEDARRAGRLLLERGPVRVKDVCGKAGLGQYVVRTETDLDRCLAQEDARMIANCGIVLEANLSDVVTYSVGSVSLGAHQISYWGSQNLTTDHQGREVYGGSDLYAVRGGFDVLAGLQLPVSLAKAVACATLFDEAAQAAYPDIRFSRRNYDVIEGTDSQGLRRIAILEQSWRIGGASGAEIAAFKALAAEPATEAVRCSTVEIYDVVEPPLGATLYYQSVDPQVGAMTKYTMRLM is encoded by the coding sequence TTGGCCGACGAGGGACGGACCGGCAACGTCCATGACCAGGCATCACGCAGCAAACTGCTCAGCGAAATCGCGCAGTTTCTGGGCATACCGGTCCGCGGTCCGGCGCAACGTGCCGAAGCCTTGGAAGGCCGGATCCTGCTTGTGCCCGGCGATACGATCGTTGCGTCGGCCAGCACGGCCGCGCACAGCGAGCTGATGATCCTTGGCGGCATGGTCCCGGCAGCCTTTGTCGCGACCAAGGCTATCACGCATGGCCTGGTCGACGAGGAGGCGACCCGGCCTCTCGAATGGTCGACGGAGATGGCCAGGCGGCTCGGCGATGCTGCGCTGGAGGGGTTCACAGCGTTTTCGATCGAGGACGCGCGGCGTGCGGGGCGGCTTTTGCTTGAAAGGGGGCCGGTGCGCGTCAAGGATGTATGTGGAAAAGCCGGGTTGGGCCAGTATGTCGTCCGGACTGAAACGGATCTTGATCGCTGTCTGGCGCAGGAGGATGCGAGAATGATCGCGAATTGCGGGATCGTCCTCGAAGCCAATTTAAGCGACGTCGTGACCTATAGTGTGGGAAGCGTATCGCTCGGCGCGCATCAGATCAGCTACTGGGGCAGCCAGAACCTCACTACGGATCACCAGGGCCGCGAGGTCTATGGTGGGTCAGACCTCTACGCGGTCAGAGGCGGCTTCGACGTTCTGGCGGGACTGCAACTTCCCGTGTCTCTGGCGAAGGCCGTTGCATGCGCGACCTTATTTGATGAGGCCGCTCAAGCGGCCTACCCCGACATTCGCTTTAGCCGACGAAATTATGACGTCATCGAAGGCACCGATAGCCAAGGTCTGCGCCGCATAGCAATATTGGAGCAGTCGTGGCGGATTGGCGGCGCCAGCGGCGCCGAGATCGCCGCGTTCAAGGCTCTGGCCGCCGAGCCCGCCACCGAGGCGGTCCGTTGCTCTACGGTCGAGATCTATGATGTTGTTGAGCCGCCGCTGGGCGCGACCCTATATTATCAGAGTGTCGACCCGCAGGTCGGCGCCATGACCAAATATACGATGAGGCTCATGTGA
- a CDS encoding vWA domain-containing protein, whose protein sequence is MDIVLRSACALLVLAVCGCGGAKNDDPDNTRTSRSVVSASDVEDARAYIAQFISDNPDRCFAEVGLDRPELQRQGGDDIGPHVQPARVVIAIDGSGSMAGRIGGQTKVELARKAAARFVDGLPSTVETSLLVFGQQGDNKAANKARSCAGVDLLAPMSSDRGRLVAAISQVQAVGWTPLALGLTKARALLAPSSTPGEQIIYVVSDGEETCGGDPVAVARQINGGTTRAIVNIIGFGLPPGEIAALKAVSDAGGGHFVNLNSRSDYERTFDRIRESNRQASNAIRQSNAVAGNAVQTSNAISSASVCVSNIISSENVRLSNDLSARAVRGEPVSFARTSQAILKRRHDQMEARLKDYRAQLQDGEIRARRTIDAAAAAAR, encoded by the coding sequence ATGGACATCGTTCTTCGCTCTGCTTGCGCGTTGTTGGTGTTGGCGGTCTGCGGATGCGGCGGTGCTAAGAATGACGATCCAGACAACACGCGAACATCGCGGAGCGTTGTGAGCGCGAGCGACGTGGAAGACGCGCGCGCCTATATCGCCCAGTTCATCTCTGACAATCCTGATCGCTGCTTCGCCGAAGTCGGGCTGGATCGGCCCGAACTGCAACGTCAGGGCGGCGATGATATCGGCCCTCATGTCCAGCCGGCGCGCGTCGTGATAGCGATTGACGGCTCTGGCTCGATGGCGGGCCGGATCGGCGGACAGACCAAGGTTGAGCTCGCGCGCAAAGCCGCCGCCCGGTTTGTCGACGGATTGCCATCGACGGTCGAAACCTCGTTGCTGGTGTTCGGACAGCAAGGTGACAATAAGGCGGCGAATAAGGCCAGATCCTGCGCGGGGGTCGACCTGCTTGCCCCGATGTCGAGCGATCGGGGGCGCCTCGTTGCCGCGATATCCCAGGTCCAGGCGGTGGGCTGGACGCCGCTCGCGCTCGGCCTGACGAAGGCACGGGCGCTGCTCGCCCCCTCGTCCACGCCGGGCGAGCAGATCATCTACGTGGTCTCGGATGGCGAAGAGACATGCGGAGGCGATCCAGTGGCAGTCGCGCGGCAGATCAACGGCGGCACGACCCGCGCGATCGTCAACATCATCGGCTTTGGCCTGCCCCCGGGCGAAATCGCCGCGCTAAAGGCTGTGTCCGACGCGGGCGGCGGCCATTTCGTCAACCTCAACAGCCGCTCCGATTATGAACGAACATTCGACCGGATCCGCGAGTCAAACCGCCAGGCGTCGAACGCCATCCGTCAGAGTAACGCCGTCGCAGGCAACGCCGTGCAGACGTCAAACGCCATCAGCAGCGCCTCGGTCTGCGTCAGCAACATCATCAGCAGCGAGAATGTCCGACTGAGCAATGACCTGTCCGCCCGGGCGGTTCGGGGCGAGCCGGTGTCCTTCGCCCGGACCTCGCAGGCGATATTGAAGCGGCGGCATGATCAGATGGAGGCGCGGCTGAAGGACTATCGCGCGCAATTGCAAGATGGAGAGATTCGAGCGCGCAGAACGATCGATGCCGCGGCGGCCGCAGCCCGTTAG
- a CDS encoding FAD-dependent monooxygenase produces MSKHILITGASIAGNAAAAALLHEGFDVTVVEREPAFRDGGQNIDVRGVGREVLRLMGLDAIALAQGTGEEGTVWVNADGSEAARFLASEIEGDGPTAEMEILRGDLARLLYDAVSDEKRFRFGDHIVGVEEKRDAVAVTFASGVTADYDALIVAEGVGSSTRELVFAGENDPRWMDLTIAYFTIPTTPNDDRMWRWYNAPGKRSVSLRPDRHGTARAMLSIAREAGGAEHWDVDQQKAFLRACFADAGWETPRILAAMDDADDFYFDALRQVRMPRWSHGRVVLTGDAAWCATPLAGIGATLAVTGAYVLAQELAGTHDVEDAFKAYEDQMRPMVEDGQGVPKIAPRLMHPKSRLGIRLLHGVLGLASLEPVRDLTARLVGAPDKEVDLSRYDRAPYAVHGDRSNAQGRSSQRRRGATGPR; encoded by the coding sequence ATGTCGAAACATATCCTGATCACCGGCGCGAGCATTGCTGGGAACGCCGCCGCTGCCGCGCTGCTGCATGAAGGTTTCGACGTCACGGTGGTCGAACGCGAGCCTGCGTTTCGCGATGGTGGCCAGAATATCGATGTGCGCGGGGTTGGTCGCGAGGTGCTGCGACTAATGGGGCTGGACGCCATCGCGCTGGCGCAGGGCACAGGCGAAGAGGGCACTGTGTGGGTCAATGCCGATGGAAGCGAGGCGGCGCGCTTCCTCGCGAGCGAGATCGAAGGCGACGGCCCGACCGCGGAAATGGAAATCCTCCGCGGCGACCTGGCGCGGCTGCTCTATGATGCCGTGAGCGACGAGAAACGGTTCCGCTTCGGCGATCATATTGTCGGTGTCGAGGAGAAGCGCGACGCGGTAGCCGTGACCTTCGCGAGCGGCGTGACGGCGGATTATGATGCGCTGATCGTCGCCGAGGGCGTCGGCTCGAGCACCCGCGAACTCGTGTTCGCGGGCGAGAATGACCCGCGCTGGATGGATCTCACCATCGCCTACTTCACTATCCCGACGACCCCCAACGATGATCGGATGTGGCGGTGGTACAATGCGCCCGGCAAGCGCAGCGTGTCGTTGCGACCTGATCGGCATGGTACGGCGCGAGCGATGCTGTCGATTGCCAGGGAGGCGGGCGGCGCCGAGCACTGGGATGTCGATCAACAAAAGGCGTTCCTGCGCGCATGTTTCGCCGACGCGGGATGGGAAACCCCGCGCATTCTCGCGGCTATGGACGATGCCGACGATTTCTATTTCGATGCGCTGCGACAGGTGCGGATGCCGCGCTGGTCGCACGGAAGGGTCGTGCTCACAGGGGACGCGGCATGGTGCGCCACGCCCCTGGCCGGGATCGGCGCCACGCTCGCAGTCACGGGCGCTTATGTGCTCGCGCAGGAACTGGCCGGGACCCACGACGTCGAAGACGCTTTCAAAGCCTATGAAGATCAGATGCGTCCCATGGTGGAAGACGGGCAGGGCGTTCCCAAGATTGCGCCACGGCTGATGCATCCCAAAAGCCGGCTGGGCATTCGCCTGCTTCACGGTGTGCTCGGCCTGGCCAGCCTCGAACCCGTTCGCGACCTTACCGCCAGGCTGGTCGGAGCGCCCGACAAGGAGGTCGATCTGTCCCGGTACGACCGCGCACCTTATGCTGTGCACGGTGATCGCTCGAACGCTCAAGGCCGGTCAAGTCAGCGAAGGCGCGGGGCAACCGGACCACGTTGA
- a CDS encoding DedA family protein, giving the protein MADLSSWLLDVIARHAGWSGPIIGLLAFLESLLIVGLFVPAIALMVAVGGLMGAGILDPAPIIAFAIMGAILGDWVSYAVGRRMGPAIYRQRWLRNHRIAFARARLFFRRYGFASVLLGRFLGPVRSTVPVVAGVLLMPQSRFQAANILSALLWVPALMAPGYFAGSRVATWGASIETIVPLAMALLLLPVAAGAVAIRLFSRPRHRGRALERREKVERL; this is encoded by the coding sequence ATGGCAGATCTCTCGTCATGGCTTCTCGATGTCATCGCGCGCCACGCGGGCTGGAGTGGTCCGATCATCGGCCTGCTTGCCTTTCTGGAATCGCTGCTGATCGTGGGGCTTTTCGTACCGGCGATCGCTTTGATGGTGGCGGTCGGTGGCTTGATGGGCGCTGGGATACTCGATCCGGCCCCCATCATCGCATTCGCCATCATGGGCGCCATCCTGGGTGACTGGGTGTCCTATGCCGTGGGTCGCCGCATGGGACCGGCCATCTACCGTCAACGCTGGCTGAGAAACCACCGCATTGCCTTTGCCCGCGCTCGGCTATTCTTCCGTCGCTATGGCTTCGCCTCGGTGCTCTTAGGGCGTTTTCTGGGCCCGGTCCGCTCGACGGTCCCGGTCGTGGCAGGCGTCCTGCTTATGCCGCAGAGCAGGTTTCAGGCCGCCAACATCCTGTCCGCCTTGTTGTGGGTGCCGGCGCTCATGGCGCCCGGTTATTTTGCCGGGTCGAGGGTTGCAACCTGGGGAGCCAGCATCGAAACGATCGTGCCGCTTGCGATGGCGCTGCTGCTGCTTCCCGTGGCGGCCGGGGCCGTTGCGATCAGGCTCTTCAGCAGACCCCGACACCGCGGTCGCGCGCTCGAGCGTCGGGAGAAGGTCGAGCGCCTTTGA
- a CDS encoding transglutaminase family protein: MTNPARSSVMRLTVTHRTVYRYHRPVRLQPHRLLVTPRSGAELRLLDLSIDTGGTATVNWTDDVFANRIATLSFTSPTDMLAIVVAATIEHDAPPYPVFPIAVGAHHYPFAYSPDDQADLGALTMPQSGDGAAKVLAWARGFIAGEPTDTLALLKDLNAGLRSAITYRVREEEGTQAPAQTLALASGSCRDIAALFIDAARHLGFGARAVSGYFYDPDQAAADPGSTHAWAEIYLPGAGWITFDPTHNRVGDAQLIPVAVARHNRQILPVTGGYTGSPEDAAGIAVSVRVSRG; the protein is encoded by the coding sequence TTGACCAATCCCGCGCGTTCGAGCGTCATGCGCCTCACTGTCACCCATCGCACCGTCTACCGCTATCATCGTCCGGTGCGGCTCCAACCCCATCGCCTGCTTGTCACGCCCCGTTCCGGGGCGGAACTTCGTCTGTTGGACCTCTCGATCGATACGGGCGGGACCGCGACTGTAAACTGGACCGACGACGTGTTCGCCAACCGCATTGCCACCCTCAGTTTCACCTCTCCAACCGACATGCTTGCCATTGTCGTCGCCGCTACGATCGAACACGACGCGCCGCCTTATCCGGTTTTCCCCATCGCCGTCGGTGCGCATCATTATCCGTTCGCTTATTCGCCCGACGATCAGGCGGATCTCGGAGCGCTTACCATGCCACAGAGTGGTGACGGCGCCGCGAAGGTTCTGGCCTGGGCGCGCGGTTTCATCGCTGGCGAGCCCACGGATACGCTTGCCCTTCTCAAGGATCTCAACGCGGGGCTACGTTCTGCGATCACCTATCGGGTCCGTGAAGAGGAAGGTACCCAGGCGCCAGCTCAGACCCTCGCGCTCGCAAGCGGCTCGTGCCGCGACATCGCAGCGCTTTTCATCGACGCCGCGCGGCACCTGGGGTTCGGGGCCCGTGCGGTTTCGGGTTATTTCTACGATCCGGACCAGGCCGCTGCCGATCCCGGCTCTACCCACGCCTGGGCCGAGATTTACCTGCCTGGCGCTGGCTGGATCACGTTTGATCCGACCCACAATCGCGTGGGAGATGCGCAGCTGATTCCGGTCGCGGTTGCCCGGCATAATCGCCAGATCCTGCCTGTCACCGGCGGTTATACCGGGTCGCCCGAGGACGCCGCGGGCATTGCGGTATCGGTTCGCGTGTCTCGCGGCTGA
- a CDS encoding FdhF/YdeP family oxidoreductase: MSKQSPDKPRISPFKGPAGGWGSVRSLAEILPRERVAPETFVELARQNKPDGFACVSCAWPKPADHHPAEFCEEGAKATAWELTTLRTTPDFFQKHTLTALRGWRDYDLEQHGRLTHPLRYDAATDKYVACDWAEAFDAIGAALRPLDPKSVVFYSSGRTSLEASYMYGLMARMYGNQNLPDSSNMCHESTSVGLKAAIGVPVGTTRQEDFAICDAILFFGQNVGSNAPRMLHDLRKARKRGVEIITFNPLRERGLERFTDPQNPIEMATLDETIISTQYHQVKAGGDIAVMTGIAKYLIAWDDAKAPGEAGVLDHDFISEHTNDFSAFAARVRATEWSDIERESGLDLAAIENAARVYARSKAVLAIYGMGLTQHVKGVENVRMVVNLLLMRGNIGKPGAGPMPVRGHSNVQGQRTVGITEKTELAPVDKLRELYGFDPPAEKGLDTVATCRGVIDGSVKAVVGLGGNFLRAVPETVAMENAWPRLELSVQIATKLNRNHLFAGRQTYLLPCLGRIEEDVQATGPQAVSVEDSTSCIHGSRGKVKPASPHLLSEPRIVAEIAKRIVPSNPRVDWDIWVADYARIRDAIEATYPEIFEDFNARLFTPGGFWKGNKAADRIWLTPSGKAEFFVPTGLSATGFADAEGRYRLITLRSNDQFNTTIYGYYDRFRGVKGTRDALFINVEDMAAANLCEGQIVALESDAGDGMRRRRDGLIVTPYDIPRGCLGAYYPEANILLPLEHHAAESHVPAAKSVPVRIVI, encoded by the coding sequence ATGAGCAAGCAATCTCCGGACAAGCCGCGGATCAGCCCTTTCAAAGGCCCTGCAGGCGGATGGGGCTCGGTCCGTTCGCTTGCCGAGATCCTGCCCCGCGAGCGCGTCGCCCCCGAGACATTTGTCGAACTCGCGCGGCAGAACAAGCCGGATGGTTTCGCGTGCGTCAGCTGCGCCTGGCCAAAACCCGCCGATCATCATCCGGCCGAGTTCTGCGAAGAAGGGGCGAAGGCGACGGCGTGGGAATTGACCACGCTGCGCACCACGCCGGACTTCTTTCAGAAGCACACGCTGACCGCGCTGCGCGGCTGGCGCGACTATGATCTCGAGCAGCATGGCCGGCTCACCCACCCGCTGCGCTACGACGCGGCCACCGACAAATATGTCGCCTGCGACTGGGCCGAGGCGTTCGACGCGATCGGTGCGGCCCTTCGGCCGCTCGACCCGAAGTCGGTCGTCTTTTATTCGTCGGGACGGACCAGCCTGGAGGCCTCGTACATGTACGGGCTGATGGCCCGGATGTATGGCAACCAGAACCTCCCCGACAGTTCCAACATGTGCCACGAGTCGACCTCGGTCGGCCTGAAGGCGGCAATCGGGGTTCCCGTGGGCACCACCCGGCAGGAGGATTTCGCCATATGTGACGCGATCCTCTTCTTCGGGCAGAATGTCGGATCGAATGCGCCGCGGATGCTCCATGATCTGCGTAAGGCGCGCAAGCGCGGGGTGGAGATCATCACCTTCAATCCGCTCCGGGAGCGGGGGCTTGAGCGCTTCACCGATCCGCAAAACCCGATCGAGATGGCGACGCTGGATGAGACGATCATCTCGACCCAATATCATCAGGTTAAGGCCGGTGGTGACATTGCGGTGATGACCGGCATCGCCAAATATCTGATCGCATGGGACGATGCGAAGGCGCCGGGCGAGGCCGGTGTGCTCGATCACGACTTCATATCCGAACACACGAACGACTTTAGCGCGTTCGCCGCCAGGGTCCGCGCGACCGAATGGAGCGATATCGAGCGCGAATCCGGTCTTGATCTGGCCGCAATCGAAAATGCCGCGCGCGTCTACGCCCGGTCGAAGGCGGTTCTCGCTATTTACGGCATGGGGCTTACGCAGCATGTCAAAGGCGTTGAAAACGTCCGCATGGTCGTCAACCTGCTGCTGATGCGCGGTAATATCGGCAAGCCGGGTGCGGGGCCTATGCCCGTGCGGGGTCATTCCAACGTCCAGGGCCAGCGCACCGTCGGCATCACCGAAAAGACCGAGCTGGCGCCGGTCGACAAGCTCAGGGAACTGTACGGCTTCGATCCGCCTGCCGAAAAGGGCCTCGATACGGTGGCGACCTGTCGCGGTGTCATCGACGGAAGCGTGAAGGCGGTCGTTGGGCTCGGAGGGAACTTCCTGCGCGCCGTGCCCGAGACGGTGGCCATGGAAAACGCATGGCCTCGCCTGGAGCTGTCGGTCCAGATCGCAACAAAGCTCAACCGCAACCACCTCTTTGCCGGTCGTCAGACCTATCTTCTGCCCTGTCTCGGACGGATCGAAGAAGATGTTCAGGCGACCGGTCCGCAAGCCGTGTCGGTCGAGGACTCCACCAGCTGCATCCACGGCTCGCGCGGCAAGGTGAAGCCCGCCAGTCCGCACCTCCTGTCGGAACCTCGGATCGTCGCCGAAATCGCAAAGCGGATCGTGCCGTCCAATCCGCGCGTCGACTGGGATATCTGGGTCGCGGACTATGCGCGCATCCGGGACGCAATCGAAGCGACCTATCCCGAGATCTTCGAGGATTTTAATGCGCGCCTGTTCACCCCCGGTGGATTCTGGAAGGGTAATAAGGCGGCCGACCGCATCTGGCTGACGCCCAGCGGCAAGGCCGAGTTTTTCGTACCCACCGGATTAAGCGCCACGGGATTCGCAGATGCCGAGGGGCGTTACCGGCTTATCACGCTACGATCGAACGACCAGTTCAACACGACAATCTACGGCTATTACGATCGCTTTCGTGGAGTGAAAGGAACGCGCGATGCTCTGTTCATCAACGTCGAGGACATGGCGGCCGCGAACCTGTGCGAGGGGCAGATCGTCGCGCTCGAATCCGATGCCGGCGATGGGATGCGTCGACGGCGCGACGGGCTCATTGTGACGCCGTACGACATTCCGCGCGGCTGTCTGGGCGCTTATTATCCCGAGGCCAATATCCTTTTGCCCTTGGAGCATCACGCCGCAGAGAGCCATGTTCCGGCGGCGAAGTCGGTGCCCGTTCGCATCGTTATCTGA
- a CDS encoding alpha/beta hydrolase family protein, with translation MNDLSALDENRVRLSVGDDKIVGTLLKPEAPVPGFLFIHGWGGDQAEDLGHAEELARLGCICFTFDLRGHAGSDARQDAVTRKDGLEDVLAAYDYLALQPLIDRDAIGVVGTSYGGYLAMLLTAHRPVRWLAMRVPALYPDAQWDIPKARLDKDKVRAYREQPCPIEEDRALAACARFKGDALIVESENDDRIPHQTIVAIQAAFGKANSLSHRIIHGATHAMRDPQHQRTYSTLLTGWIEEMVRASRLTY, from the coding sequence GTGAATGATCTGAGCGCATTAGACGAAAATCGGGTCAGGCTTTCGGTCGGCGATGACAAGATCGTGGGAACGCTGCTCAAGCCTGAAGCTCCTGTGCCGGGTTTCCTGTTCATCCACGGTTGGGGCGGCGATCAGGCGGAGGATCTTGGTCATGCCGAAGAGCTCGCCCGTCTGGGGTGCATCTGCTTCACCTTCGACTTGCGCGGCCATGCGGGGAGCGACGCCCGGCAAGATGCGGTGACCCGCAAGGACGGCTTGGAAGATGTTCTGGCGGCCTATGACTATTTAGCCTTGCAGCCGCTCATCGATCGCGACGCGATCGGCGTTGTGGGCACGAGCTATGGCGGATATCTCGCCATGCTTCTGACCGCACATCGTCCCGTGCGCTGGCTGGCGATGCGGGTTCCAGCGCTCTATCCTGACGCGCAGTGGGACATCCCCAAGGCCAGGCTCGATAAGGACAAGGTTCGCGCGTACCGCGAGCAGCCCTGCCCGATCGAGGAGGATCGCGCTCTCGCGGCCTGCGCGCGGTTTAAGGGCGATGCGCTCATCGTTGAATCCGAAAATGATGATCGTATTCCGCATCAGACGATCGTCGCGATCCAGGCGGCGTTCGGTAAGGCGAATTCGCTGAGCCACCGGATCATTCACGGGGCAACCCACGCAATGCGCGACCCGCAGCATCAGCGGACATATTCAACGCTGCTGACCGGGTGGATCGAGGAAATGGTTCGCGCAAGTCGTCTTACCTATTGA